The Pseudoalteromonas ruthenica genome has a window encoding:
- a CDS encoding alpha/beta fold hydrolase, with protein MKRFTHCLLGLLLICTSAQLYAGSRDYPTVKIGAYDVEYEIAGSGDVTLLLEAGGSAGLDDWQPIFYALAEHARVIRYSRVGNGGSSAVKKHYSSEQYAQEALALLQALAITEPVVYIAHSYGAYIARTFAARYPDKIAALMLIDPASEHDVDIMRQIDLATAERQIAQVKRDDMKNGMSNQYLDFWSKRPLPDYPDIPDIPVTVIASVKTYEEPSLLLFTDQGRAMWGDLHSQWAQAFPQGEAILTDKSYHFIHHEQPQWVVEHIQTLIKRVRIK; from the coding sequence ATGAAACGATTCACTCACTGCTTGCTGGGCTTGCTACTTATTTGCACCAGCGCCCAGCTTTATGCCGGTTCGCGCGACTACCCCACAGTGAAAATTGGCGCATATGACGTTGAATATGAAATCGCAGGGAGCGGCGATGTTACCTTGCTACTTGAAGCCGGCGGCTCTGCCGGGCTGGATGATTGGCAACCTATCTTTTACGCGTTAGCCGAGCATGCCCGCGTGATCCGCTACTCTCGCGTCGGTAATGGTGGCTCCAGTGCGGTAAAAAAACACTATAGCTCAGAGCAGTATGCTCAAGAAGCGCTGGCTCTGCTGCAAGCATTAGCTATTACTGAGCCGGTGGTTTATATCGCGCACTCCTATGGTGCGTACATCGCGCGCACCTTCGCTGCGCGTTATCCCGATAAAATAGCGGCACTGATGCTTATTGATCCGGCCTCCGAGCATGACGTTGATATTATGCGGCAAATTGACTTGGCCACCGCTGAGCGGCAAATCGCGCAAGTTAAGCGCGATGATATGAAAAATGGCATGTCTAATCAGTATTTAGATTTTTGGTCCAAGCGGCCATTGCCAGACTACCCAGACATACCCGATATTCCAGTAACCGTTATTGCTTCGGTGAAAACCTATGAAGAGCCCTCACTGCTTTTATTTACTGATCAAGGCCGAGCAATGTGGGGCGACCTGCATAGCCAATGGGCCCAAGCCTTCCCACAAGGAGAGGCGATACTGACCGATAAAAGTTACCACTTTATCCACCATGAGCAGCCGCAGTGGGTAGTGGAGCATATACAAACCCTGATAAAGCGGGTACGGATAAAATAA
- a CDS encoding RDD family protein — MKDNKTAALRIPAFFIDAAFVVAALVGLLELLLFTSTIKEPPAVELVMFVCVPVGFFVYWALNINLGKRIFKLVIVDELSEEKASIWQLFLRSILFCMLVSFNIVLLLPLFISKKNQGLHDMLAKTRVIKRTGEHN, encoded by the coding sequence ATGAAAGACAATAAAACCGCCGCGCTAAGAATACCGGCATTTTTCATTGATGCAGCGTTCGTAGTAGCAGCCCTTGTTGGCCTGCTCGAGCTCTTGTTGTTTACTAGCACTATAAAAGAGCCGCCGGCTGTCGAACTGGTGATGTTTGTTTGTGTACCAGTTGGCTTTTTTGTCTATTGGGCGCTCAACATTAACCTTGGCAAGCGCATATTTAAGCTGGTTATTGTTGACGAGCTTAGCGAAGAAAAGGCGTCAATATGGCAGTTGTTTTTGAGGTCGATACTCTTTTGTATGTTAGTTTCGTTTAATATAGTGCTACTACTGCCCCTGTTTATTTCAAAAAAGAACCAAGGTTTGCATGATATGTTAGCGAAAACACGAGTTATTAAACGTACTGGCGAACATAATTAG
- a CDS encoding OsmC family protein has product MSKYTAKVIWSLPQGESFLDNTYSRGHRWQFDGGIEVMASSSPQVVPIPYSVSEYVDPEEAFVASVSSCHMLWFLALASKAGLEISAYHDHAQGVMAKNQAGKLAMTEITLFPEVKFADHTTPSQQQLDALHEKAHSQCFIANSILTEVRVVGTLT; this is encoded by the coding sequence ATGTCAAAATACACAGCTAAGGTGATATGGTCTCTCCCTCAGGGTGAGAGCTTTTTAGATAACACGTATAGCCGAGGCCATCGTTGGCAATTTGATGGCGGAATTGAGGTTATGGCCTCGTCGTCACCTCAAGTGGTGCCCATACCCTACTCGGTCAGTGAATACGTGGACCCCGAAGAGGCCTTCGTTGCTTCGGTATCCAGTTGCCATATGCTGTGGTTTTTAGCTTTAGCGAGCAAAGCAGGGTTGGAGATCAGTGCTTATCATGATCATGCCCAAGGCGTGATGGCAAAAAACCAAGCTGGTAAATTGGCAATGACGGAAATAACCCTGTTTCCAGAGGTTAAATTTGCCGACCACACGACTCCCTCACAGCAGCAGCTAGATGCCCTACATGAAAAGGCCCATAGCCAATGTTTTATTGCCAATTCCATTCTTACAGAGGTGCGGGTTGTGGGCACGCTAACCTAG
- a CDS encoding ASCH domain-containing protein, protein MSERANTEVAEHAHSSVTELWLRYLDTLVGEPRAQARLQGVWHFCDNEHDANACARWVLQGRKQATAPSLWELEAAAEPLPQVGDIHIVTNWQGHAQCVIRICAVEVLSFSAVTEAHAALEGEGDGSLAYWRREHQDYYQRVLAGSEKVFTPSMPIVFTSFEVLLKS, encoded by the coding sequence ATGAGCGAAAGAGCGAATACTGAAGTTGCTGAGCACGCCCACTCATCGGTCACAGAACTATGGCTGCGCTACCTGGATACCCTTGTGGGTGAGCCCCGAGCGCAGGCTCGGCTGCAAGGTGTTTGGCATTTCTGCGATAATGAACACGACGCCAATGCCTGCGCGCGGTGGGTATTACAAGGAAGAAAACAAGCCACAGCTCCGAGTTTGTGGGAGTTAGAAGCTGCCGCAGAGCCGCTACCGCAAGTTGGAGATATTCATATTGTCACCAATTGGCAGGGGCACGCACAGTGCGTGATCCGCATATGTGCGGTGGAGGTGCTTAGCTTTTCCGCCGTAACTGAGGCTCACGCTGCTTTAGAAGGCGAAGGCGATGGATCATTAGCGTATTGGCGCCGCGAACACCAAGACTACTACCAGCGGGTACTCGCAGGCAGTGAGAAGGTGTTTACTCCCTCTATGCCCATCGTATTTACGAGCTTTGAGGTGCTATTAAAAAGCTAG
- a CDS encoding winged helix-turn-helix domain-containing protein — MECIFFGEYRFDTSTHELKNQEYSVSLDPRMVALLRFFLANPNRIISRDELQQAIWQGVIVTDNAINKLVASLRKTLADDPKSPRYIQTVPKQGYRFIATVRTQDSLNTNGHVDEINTNTQPKSRNLAVKAAAPVLICAVVVLLLLWQSGENGGLNYGENTVLTRVDGAKRSPVVAPKGNTVTFINNTYANGNELWHKRLDNNNDDVGAVIESKDYYFDSLIAQTANALIVKGYYQDQCGWFKVPFSRESAALTAPSAQILDCESLISHRYTFDTQTESVWLLGHARNHEHRNRLYRINLNQGLEPVAVELPEQWHLVDLDLKPGAKNLLLVANNSEGQSRLYQVDLATGAAEPLIDVAQQLNQAIWGHAQHQLIYVSASKPAQLQMLNIQSGESQVIASLGDRLCCALARHPNEKDYIYSTYDKNIDIRWQNPGFELDNSNGNERLPAFAHTQPGIYFVSNRAGSDHIYFQAPGQRAQQIVPMSEHMVLNELAVSPDDRLAVVNHDNRQLWLVDIVEHGIAKRAHIDGYGFALSWLNPTLFSLTVKNQHQRRVRIYNRQM; from the coding sequence ATGGAATGTATTTTCTTTGGCGAGTATCGGTTTGATACCAGCACCCATGAATTAAAGAACCAAGAATATTCCGTTTCCTTAGACCCAAGAATGGTTGCGCTGTTGCGCTTTTTTCTTGCCAACCCAAACAGAATTATTAGCCGAGACGAATTGCAACAAGCCATCTGGCAAGGGGTGATAGTCACCGACAACGCTATTAATAAGCTTGTTGCCAGCTTGCGAAAAACATTGGCCGATGATCCTAAATCGCCGCGTTATATTCAAACTGTGCCAAAGCAGGGCTACCGCTTTATTGCCACTGTACGCACTCAAGATAGTCTCAACACAAACGGGCATGTGGATGAAATTAACACCAACACCCAGCCCAAAAGCCGCAACCTTGCCGTTAAAGCTGCGGCGCCCGTACTAATTTGTGCGGTGGTTGTATTGTTGTTACTTTGGCAAAGCGGAGAGAACGGCGGCCTAAATTACGGTGAAAATACCGTACTAACCCGCGTTGACGGGGCTAAAAGAAGCCCAGTGGTGGCGCCAAAAGGGAACACTGTAACCTTTATCAATAATACCTATGCCAATGGTAATGAGTTATGGCATAAGCGCTTGGACAACAACAATGACGATGTTGGTGCGGTTATTGAAAGTAAAGATTATTATTTTGACTCCCTTATTGCTCAAACCGCCAACGCACTGATTGTTAAAGGCTACTACCAAGACCAATGCGGCTGGTTCAAGGTGCCGTTTAGTCGTGAAAGTGCAGCACTGACTGCACCAAGTGCACAAATACTTGATTGCGAGAGCTTAATATCGCACCGATACACTTTTGATACACAAACCGAGTCGGTTTGGCTGCTTGGTCATGCCCGCAACCATGAGCATAGAAATAGGCTCTATCGAATTAATCTGAACCAAGGCCTTGAGCCGGTGGCTGTTGAGTTGCCCGAGCAATGGCATTTAGTTGATCTTGACTTAAAGCCCGGAGCCAAAAATTTGTTATTGGTTGCCAATAATAGTGAAGGGCAAAGTCGACTTTACCAGGTTGACCTTGCTACTGGGGCGGCAGAGCCTTTGATTGATGTTGCGCAGCAGTTGAATCAAGCTATTTGGGGCCATGCGCAGCATCAGCTTATTTATGTTTCCGCATCAAAACCCGCACAACTACAAATGCTGAATATTCAAAGCGGTGAGTCTCAGGTAATCGCCAGTTTAGGCGATAGACTATGTTGCGCGCTGGCGCGCCACCCCAATGAGAAAGATTACATCTACTCAACCTACGATAAAAACATAGATATTCGCTGGCAAAACCCTGGATTTGAGCTGGACAACAGTAATGGCAATGAGCGATTGCCGGCATTCGCTCATACTCAACCCGGTATTTACTTTGTTTCCAATCGTGCTGGCAGCGACCATATTTATTTTCAGGCCCCAGGACAAAGAGCACAGCAAATAGTGCCTATGTCCGAGCATATGGTATTAAATGAGCTGGCGGTTTCACCAGACGATAGGCTGGCCGTAGTTAATCATGATAATCGTCAGCTCTGGCTGGTGGATATTGTAGAGCACGGTATAGCCAAACGAGCACACATAGATGGCTATGGCTTTGCACTGTCTTGGCTTAACCCGACGTTGTTTTCTTTAACGGTGAAGAATCAGCACCAGCGCCGAGTGAGGATTTACAACCGACAGATGTAG
- a CDS encoding DUF5916 domain-containing protein — protein sequence MKDALTIQRYFVKLLILFICLIGAPVQAKWQQFTQTDTPIPNLKNKPKIDGKFAAGEWRDAKRIEDFVVFRPNIGERPDYPVQAYISYDSEFFYVAAKISQPEQTLTDRVLTQGEYMWHEDYFGLVLDTNFDKSDAYLFHVTPSGVKEDGLVDGTRYIGEWKTLWYAKTSIEAQSWYVEIAIPMQSISFEKDAENWGLQLRHRVASPNTQVYWNLNNPSNYAWHTNQLAPISGLTGLEQGLGIEAKPSLAYKRNQSESDLAPSLDLLYKLTPSLSGMLTLNTDFSGTEVDEVPLNTTRFSQYFTEKRDFFLQDSQIFRFGGMDDNYANGMAFYSRRIGQGKDSNLLDINWGTKLTGQIGDTRLGILSVNQDSDTSRAQQTQLSVARLTHQVAPAHQLGAILTHGSPDDSGDRTLIGADYRYQSTLFNDYPLVAHAFYQQAELADKVQPNDADKASYGASLRLLNDAFYLRGRFQYIGKDFNPALGFVNRRDLRYYESVSHYRIRPKSGWLAQHINYYQFTGFYYLRENTEGHRQGQSVFIRPLQVETKGDNFFFLSHNRYQKVLERPFNFTDKLTFTAGEYNYSHNELYFRTANSKPFYVTARLAKGMFYDADFERLSTTLNYRPNRHLYLELSRDMYYYDTDTAADKLFNTQLRVNIAFNTEWSWNNLLQHNTQADSFSVFSRVRYEPSPDAVYLLSLNRGYDLQQGWHQREQVFDETAIKMAYTYRW from the coding sequence ATGAAAGACGCTCTAACCATTCAACGCTACTTTGTTAAGTTACTCATATTATTTATTTGCTTAATAGGTGCGCCAGTACAGGCAAAGTGGCAACAATTCACCCAAACCGATACGCCCATTCCCAACTTAAAAAATAAACCCAAAATCGATGGCAAATTCGCTGCGGGTGAGTGGCGAGATGCAAAACGCATAGAGGACTTTGTCGTTTTTCGCCCAAATATAGGCGAGCGCCCCGATTATCCGGTACAAGCTTATATCAGCTACGATAGCGAGTTCTTTTACGTAGCGGCGAAGATCAGCCAGCCTGAGCAAACTCTCACCGACAGGGTGCTCACTCAAGGTGAGTACATGTGGCATGAAGATTACTTCGGTTTGGTGTTAGATACCAACTTCGATAAATCTGATGCCTATCTTTTTCATGTCACCCCCTCCGGTGTAAAAGAAGACGGCCTAGTCGATGGCACCCGCTATATTGGCGAGTGGAAGACCCTTTGGTATGCCAAAACCAGTATTGAGGCACAAAGTTGGTATGTGGAAATTGCTATTCCCATGCAGTCCATCTCATTTGAAAAAGATGCCGAAAACTGGGGGCTACAGCTTCGCCATAGGGTTGCGAGCCCGAACACTCAGGTGTACTGGAACCTCAATAACCCCAGCAATTATGCCTGGCATACCAATCAATTGGCGCCCATTAGCGGTTTAACGGGCTTAGAGCAAGGGCTTGGAATTGAAGCAAAGCCGAGCTTGGCCTATAAACGTAACCAAAGTGAGAGCGACTTAGCGCCATCGTTGGACCTACTCTATAAACTGACCCCAAGTCTCTCGGGAATGTTAACCCTCAACACCGACTTTTCCGGCACAGAAGTGGACGAAGTGCCGCTTAATACCACGCGCTTTAGCCAGTATTTTACTGAAAAGCGCGATTTTTTCTTGCAGGATAGTCAGATCTTTCGCTTTGGCGGTATGGATGATAACTACGCGAACGGCATGGCGTTTTACTCCCGGCGCATCGGACAAGGTAAAGACTCGAACTTACTGGATATCAACTGGGGGACCAAGCTCACAGGGCAAATCGGCGACACTCGTTTAGGGATATTAAGCGTCAATCAAGATAGCGATACTTCGCGAGCACAACAAACGCAACTAAGTGTAGCGCGATTAACTCATCAAGTTGCCCCTGCGCATCAGCTTGGCGCCATTTTAACTCATGGCAGCCCAGATGATTCGGGGGATAGAACCCTAATAGGTGCCGATTACCGCTACCAAAGTACGCTGTTTAATGACTATCCTCTAGTTGCCCATGCCTTCTACCAGCAAGCGGAGCTGGCAGATAAAGTGCAGCCTAACGATGCTGATAAAGCATCATATGGCGCCTCGCTGAGGCTGCTAAACGACGCTTTTTATTTACGCGGGCGCTTTCAATATATAGGTAAAGACTTTAACCCTGCTTTGGGGTTTGTGAATCGCAGAGATTTACGCTACTACGAGAGCGTGAGTCATTATCGGATACGGCCGAAATCGGGTTGGTTAGCTCAGCATATTAATTATTATCAGTTCACTGGTTTTTATTATCTAAGGGAGAACACTGAGGGGCATCGCCAAGGGCAAAGCGTATTTATAAGGCCGCTTCAGGTTGAAACCAAAGGTGATAACTTCTTTTTTCTCAGTCACAACCGCTATCAAAAAGTACTCGAGCGACCATTTAACTTTACCGATAAATTGACCTTCACAGCCGGAGAGTATAACTACAGCCACAATGAGCTCTATTTTAGAACAGCGAACAGTAAACCTTTTTACGTCACCGCCAGACTCGCAAAAGGGATGTTTTACGATGCCGACTTTGAACGACTCAGCACCACCCTTAATTACCGCCCGAATAGGCATTTGTATTTGGAACTGAGCCGCGATATGTATTACTACGATACCGACACCGCCGCTGATAAGCTCTTCAACACTCAATTACGCGTGAATATCGCCTTTAACACTGAATGGTCGTGGAATAACCTGCTGCAGCATAACACCCAAGCTGACAGTTTTTCAGTTTTCAGTCGAGTGCGTTATGAGCCGTCGCCAGACGCCGTGTACTTGCTTAGCCTTAACCGGGGCTACGATTTGCAGCAGGGCTGGCACCAACGGGAGCAAGTGTTTGACGAAACCGCTATAAAAATGGCCTACACCTACAGATGGTAG
- a CDS encoding lysozyme inhibitor LprI family protein, with the protein MIKTKKGIVYKFVLAFWLSMGVVKAHAIDNPDAPDLIGEFVKREASYLLAIENPKNSTSDYLVAYNHYLNFLNEELEKAAQEMTSRLPDNRRSELMAAQLNWVKYRDAEFEFIKNTWNRKSFGSSAAISRGGYRASIVRDRIFQLLHYTKNF; encoded by the coding sequence GTGATAAAAACCAAAAAAGGAATAGTTTATAAATTTGTTCTGGCATTTTGGCTGTCTATGGGGGTTGTAAAGGCACATGCAATCGATAATCCGGATGCACCAGACTTAATTGGAGAATTTGTAAAACGCGAGGCTAGCTATTTGTTAGCGATTGAAAACCCTAAAAATAGTACAAGTGACTATCTTGTTGCCTATAACCATTACTTGAACTTTTTGAATGAAGAGCTTGAGAAAGCTGCGCAAGAAATGACGTCCAGATTACCAGATAATAGACGTTCAGAGTTGATGGCTGCGCAGTTGAACTGGGTAAAGTATCGTGATGCGGAATTTGAGTTTATTAAGAATACTTGGAACCGTAAAAGTTTTGGTAGCTCCGCAGCGATTTCTCGTGGTGGTTATCGGGCAAGTATAGTTAGAGATCGTATTTTTCAATTGTTGCATTACACAAAGAACTTCTGA
- a CDS encoding IS3 family transposase (programmed frameshift) has translation MKKSRYTESQIIAVLKEVDAGRKVEEVCRQHGISSATYYNWKSKYGGMEASDVKRLKELEEENAKLKKMFADVSLENHAIKELFRKKGLVTADKRECVSVMVGAGLSIVRACLFVGIGRSTFYRPERDWRKADAAVIDAINAELEKSPRAGFWKCFGRMRFKGFPFNHKRVYRVYCQMGLNLKRRTKRVLPKRIVQPLEVQEQANHQWALDFMHDTLYCGKRFRTLNVVDEGTRECLAIEVDTSLPASRVVRVLEQLKAERGLPNQLRVDNGPELISATLTDWCEANHIELMYIQPGKPQQNGFVERFNGSFRREFLDAYLFENLSQVRDMAWFWRLDYNEERTHESLGNLPPAAYRAKLEDSNLELCH, from the exons ATGAAAAAATCACGCTATACAGAATCTCAGATCATCGCAGTATTAAAAGAAGTCGATGCGGGTAGGAAGGTTGAGGAAGTGTGCCGTCAGCACGGTATCAGTAGTGCAACCTATTACAACTGGAAGTCCAAATACGGTGGGATGGAAGCCTCTGACGTCAAACGGTTGAAGGAGCTTGAAGAGGAAAATGCCAAGCTTAAAAAGATGTTTGCAGATGTTAGTTTGGAAAATCATGCGATTAAGGAGCTTT TTCGCAAAAAAGGGTTGGTGACAGCGGATAAACGAGAATGCGTCAGCGTAATGGTTGGTGCGGGGCTAAGTATCGTAAGGGCTTGTCTGTTTGTTGGCATTGGCCGTTCGACCTTTTATCGCCCTGAACGAGACTGGCGTAAAGCAGATGCTGCTGTCATTGATGCTATCAATGCCGAGCTTGAGAAGTCGCCACGAGCAGGCTTCTGGAAGTGTTTTGGCCGAATGCGCTTCAAAGGCTTTCCCTTCAACCATAAGCGCGTTTATCGCGTGTATTGCCAGATGGGGCTGAACCTAAAACGAAGAACGAAACGTGTGCTACCCAAGCGAATTGTTCAGCCCTTAGAAGTGCAGGAGCAAGCCAATCACCAATGGGCGCTCGATTTTATGCATGACACATTGTATTGCGGTAAACGATTCAGAACGTTAAATGTGGTGGACGAAGGAACGCGAGAGTGCCTTGCAATTGAAGTGGATACCTCGTTGCCCGCTAGCCGTGTCGTACGCGTGTTAGAGCAGCTTAAGGCTGAGCGCGGATTACCGAATCAGCTGCGCGTAGATAATGGCCCAGAGTTAATATCGGCCACCCTGACTGATTGGTGCGAGGCCAATCACATTGAGCTGATGTATATCCAGCCTGGCAAGCCGCAGCAAAATGGCTTTGTTGAACGCTTTAACGGTTCATTCCGCAGAGAGTTTCTTGATGCCTACTTGTTTGAGAATCTCAGCCAAGTGCGAGATATGGCTTGGTTCTGGCGATTGGATTATAACGAAGAAAGAACCCATGAAAGTCTCGGAAACCTGCCACCGGCTGCTTACCGAGCAAAACTGGAAGATTCTAATTTAGAACTGTGTCATTAA
- a CDS encoding energy transducer TonB: MRKTVTLSIFSFFLISCVSTTPPTSPKEQIQYIDLTSDDKKELVNEYWILEKRQDPKYPVGAAKEGLSGCVELVVGIKENGKAGGYKVKKSYPEGVFDKHAAAALNNWQWSASDKNTDKAPVLTTIKLDFMVNNSKNKAEAQKQCGFPHKQ, encoded by the coding sequence ATGAGAAAAACAGTTACATTATCAATTTTTAGCTTTTTTTTGATATCATGTGTCTCAACGACTCCCCCTACTTCTCCTAAAGAGCAAATTCAGTATATTGATTTGACCTCAGACGATAAAAAGGAATTAGTTAATGAGTATTGGATATTAGAAAAAAGACAAGACCCCAAATACCCAGTTGGTGCTGCTAAGGAAGGTCTATCTGGCTGCGTAGAGCTTGTTGTAGGCATCAAGGAAAACGGGAAAGCGGGAGGTTATAAAGTCAAAAAGTCATACCCTGAAGGGGTCTTTGACAAGCATGCAGCAGCAGCATTAAATAATTGGCAGTGGTCAGCTTCAGATAAAAATACTGATAAAGCGCCAGTACTAACTACAATCAAGTTGGACTTTATGGTCAATAATTCTAAAAATAAAGCTGAAGCACAGAAGCAATGTGGATTCCCGCATAAGCAATAA
- a CDS encoding acyl-CoA desaturase, with amino-acid sequence MKSIWFLSNLFAALCIAPFVFSFSALIVFVSLTAVTLCFGHSLGMHRLLIHRSYECPKWMEYLFVYLGVLVGMAGPIGMMKQHDLRDWAQRQKKCHDFLLHGSKIVKDGWWQLNCDLNLKYPPEFTIEDEVSKNRFYLFIEKYWLLQQLVFAIPLYLLGGLPWLVWGISVRVVISVGGHWLIGYFAHNHGQRTWAVEGAAVQGHNIRIAGFLSMGEAWHNNHHAYPGSAMLGLYKDEPDPGWWVLNALHNLGVVKNIKLPKELPHRSELVTEATDLERRIERVPEECKIAKFIRRNS; translated from the coding sequence TTGAAATCAATTTGGTTTCTTTCAAATCTATTCGCTGCGTTATGCATCGCTCCTTTCGTATTTTCATTTTCAGCTCTTATCGTATTTGTCTCGTTGACTGCTGTAACACTCTGCTTTGGACATTCCCTGGGAATGCATAGATTGCTAATTCACCGATCTTATGAATGTCCAAAATGGATGGAATATTTATTTGTCTACTTGGGTGTGCTAGTTGGTATGGCTGGGCCAATTGGAATGATGAAGCAGCACGACTTAAGAGATTGGGCGCAACGCCAGAAAAAATGCCATGATTTCTTATTGCATGGATCAAAAATAGTTAAAGATGGTTGGTGGCAGCTCAACTGTGACCTCAATTTGAAATATCCACCTGAGTTTACGATCGAAGATGAAGTGTCAAAGAATAGGTTCTACCTTTTTATTGAAAAATATTGGTTGCTTCAACAGTTAGTCTTCGCAATTCCTCTATATCTATTGGGTGGTTTACCGTGGCTAGTATGGGGTATTTCTGTACGGGTTGTCATCTCTGTCGGTGGTCATTGGCTTATTGGTTACTTTGCTCATAACCACGGGCAACGGACTTGGGCAGTCGAAGGTGCGGCTGTTCAGGGACACAATATTCGTATTGCCGGTTTTCTATCAATGGGTGAGGCGTGGCACAACAATCATCACGCATACCCCGGCTCAGCTATGCTTGGTTTATACAAAGATGAACCGGACCCAGGTTGGTGGGTATTAAACGCTCTTCATAATCTAGGGGTCGTTAAAAACATTAAGCTACCAAAGGAATTACCTCATCGTTCAGAGTTAGTCACAGAAGCTACAGACCTTGAGCGTCGAATAGAGCGTGTTCCTGAAGAGTGTAAAATTGCAAAATTCATCAGGAGAAACAGTTAA
- a CDS encoding zinc-ribbon domain containing protein: MSKKRKSRFKEYVDHPRYGDKPIYSGEKFTLEEILRAHWRYSEDSIFPETAIKADIEKQNYSIYPRPIYVDIQKKCESCGKWFLFFAKEQKYWYESLRFYIDADCVKCVNCRKKEQEVKHLMSKYEQLLTKSERSEAQTKDLKNIALELFQLGYIRNKNKVDKIS; the protein is encoded by the coding sequence ATGAGCAAGAAACGGAAATCTAGATTCAAAGAATATGTAGATCACCCGAGGTACGGTGATAAGCCCATTTACTCAGGGGAAAAATTTACCCTCGAGGAGATATTGCGTGCTCATTGGAGATATTCTGAAGATTCCATATTTCCTGAAACGGCCATTAAAGCTGATATAGAGAAACAAAACTACTCTATCTATCCCAGACCGATATATGTAGATATTCAGAAAAAATGTGAATCGTGTGGTAAATGGTTCCTGTTCTTTGCTAAAGAGCAGAAATATTGGTACGAGTCATTAAGGTTTTATATCGATGCTGACTGTGTGAAGTGCGTTAATTGTCGTAAAAAAGAACAAGAAGTTAAGCATCTTATGAGTAAGTACGAGCAGTTGCTTACAAAGAGCGAAAGATCAGAAGCTCAAACTAAGGATCTAAAAAACATAGCACTAGAGCTTTTCCAGCTAGGTTATATTAGAAACAAGAATAAAGTAGATAAAATAAGCTAA